GCATGGGCCAAACGCTGGAACTGCTCCAGGTTGGTCAGCGGCAGCACTTGCGCTTGGAGCACTGAGGTGCTGCCTATAAACAGACAGCCGATGCAATACAAAATTCGCATAACACCATGAGCTTTTGCTGGAAAGATCTGAAATCCCGGAGCCAAAGTCATCACAGTACGGTTTGAAGGACGGCAGCTACCCCCAATGTGTATGCTAAGCCACCGGCAACGCAAAACGTTAACGCGTCTTTTGCAGCGCAAGTACCGGGAGCAGCTGGGGCAGTATCTGATTGAGGGTGTGCGTGCCTTGGAAGCTGCGCTGGCTGCGGGAGCCCCATTGCTGGAGGTACTAGTGACTGCACCAGCAAGGCAGCGTCCGGCTGTTGCTGCCTTGCTGGAACGCGTTACCGTGCCGGTAACGCTGCTTACCGAGGAAGAGCTCGCGCGCTTCTCAACGGTTGAAAACAGCCAAGGCGTTTTGGCTATTGCTCGCCTGGTATGGCATCCAGAAGAGGTACTGTTTACTTGCCAGCATGTGGTAGTGCTTGACCGGTTGCAAGATCCAGGAAATGCAGGAACGATCCTTCGGGCAGCGGCTTGGTTTGGCGTAGACGCTGTAGTCGCTGGTTCCGGTACGGTTGATTTATATCAGCCCAAAGTGGTGCGGGCAGCTATGGGAGGGCACTGGGATTTGCGTTTGGTGCGTGCTACCCAACTGCCTCTGCTGCTCGATCGGCTGCGTGCTGCCGGTTTTGCTTGCTATGGTGCTGACCTCGAGGGCACGCCAGCGCCGGCTTGGCAGCCGCGCCGACCCGCTGTGCTGGTGCTGGGCAGTGAAGCCCACGGACTTGATCCAGAGCTTAAAAGGCGACTCGATGCGAGTGTAACAGTGCCTGGTACGGTCCAGCGCCGCGCTACCGAGTCCCTCAACGTCGCTATGGCTGCAGCCGTTTTGCTGTATGAATGGCTGGGCCGCCGGTAAGGTCTACAGCTTTGCCAGCAAAAGGAAGCAGAATCGGCGTATATTTAGAGTTTGTAGGCCCTGTTCAGATATTGTAACGCATGGAGATTCCTGCGCTTCAGGGGATGGCCATCGGCCAAACCTTGCTGCCGATGGAGAAACCTTTACGTTTGCGCGAGCGCCATCGCTCGTTCCGCATAGGTATCCCTCGTGAGGTAGCCAACGAAGAACGCCGGGTAGCCTTAGCTCCCAGCGGTGTTGCCACGCTGGTGGCTAATGGCCATGAAGTGTTTGTAGAACAGGGGGCTGGCGTGCTGGCACACTTTGCCGACGCAGAGTATATGGAGGCTGGGGCGCAAATTGTGGCTACTCCGGAAGACCTCTACAGTCGGTGCGAACTGATCGTTAAGGTAGGTCGGCCTACCGAAGATGAGCTGCGGCTTTTGCAAGAAAACCAAGTGTTGATTTCTGCGCTGCATTTGGGTTCTACAACGCCGCAGTTTTTGCACCGGCTGATGGAGCTGGGCATTACTGGCATCGGCTTTGAGTTTATTCGCGACTCGGACGGCACGCTGCCTATTGTGCGCATGATGCATGAAATCATGGGCTCAATGGCCGTGCAAATTGCTGCCCGCTACCTTGAAAGCAATGAGGGGGG
This Rhodothermus bifroesti DNA region includes the following protein-coding sequences:
- a CDS encoding TrmH family RNA methyltransferase, producing the protein MCMLSHRQRKTLTRLLQRKYREQLGQYLIEGVRALEAALAAGAPLLEVLVTAPARQRPAVAALLERVTVPVTLLTEEELARFSTVENSQGVLAIARLVWHPEEVLFTCQHVVVLDRLQDPGNAGTILRAAAWFGVDAVVAGSGTVDLYQPKVVRAAMGGHWDLRLVRATQLPLLLDRLRAAGFACYGADLEGTPAPAWQPRRPAVLVLGSEAHGLDPELKRRLDASVTVPGTVQRRATESLNVAMAAAVLLYEWLGRR